Proteins encoded in a region of the Corynebacterium breve genome:
- a CDS encoding CoA-binding protein yields MSSHSLDSLFKPRGIAVIGASENPDKLGSIMIRSLSNFPGPVVGINPKGGEGLHTSVAEAVEAVGPIDLVISCVPAPATANALREASKAGATSSLICSGGFAEAGGEFDKYEAELQAAIDETGIRVLGPNTSGFFLPGEDLLACFVPSVKLLKPGKISVISSSGGVNLASCYSLARLGQGVRLGVGIGGAINVTATEVLEYLTEDEATEVVALHIEKVEDGPRLRAAVEAATRKKPVVALVIGRTDIKEFARRHTGSLDTSWELTRSVLRNAGAVVVDTEQEMVESAVALTGKRIPPKKNPQASFVTGQAGPGMIIADRLQTDGVDLPYLDSSIVDAIGEILPPMTHFKNPVDTGRPAPGLRKIIEITARDEQLDVLGAFAIVEETLNLTTEFVESGVTHLPVLASVDGPSETISKAMEIANQQGIPLLVGPTSLAVGIRALVEDSRARYAAELERIEGVAATDSANLATSSGASAGTTTPADGVTLIAEARHDDIFRTTVSLRLGANRTPAEHATPVFKGLAQRLITAVADADEINRFGALSEANWQPVDQVLASLAKTLEENPQTEQVSATLQVSKNGVIVLDSSLS; encoded by the coding sequence ATGAGCTCCCATTCTCTAGATAGTCTTTTCAAGCCACGCGGTATCGCCGTCATCGGCGCTTCAGAAAACCCAGACAAGCTCGGCAGCATCATGATCCGATCCCTGTCTAATTTCCCAGGTCCTGTGGTTGGTATTAACCCAAAGGGTGGCGAAGGTCTTCACACTTCCGTCGCAGAAGCAGTCGAAGCAGTAGGCCCCATCGACCTGGTCATTTCATGCGTCCCTGCCCCAGCGACCGCCAACGCACTACGCGAAGCATCCAAGGCCGGTGCAACGAGCTCTCTTATTTGCTCCGGTGGGTTCGCTGAAGCAGGCGGCGAGTTCGACAAGTACGAAGCTGAGCTCCAAGCAGCTATCGACGAAACTGGTATCCGGGTTCTCGGCCCGAATACTTCTGGATTCTTTCTCCCGGGTGAAGATCTGTTGGCCTGCTTCGTACCAAGTGTCAAGTTGCTCAAGCCCGGAAAAATCTCCGTCATTTCCTCCAGTGGTGGGGTTAACTTGGCCTCTTGCTACAGCCTTGCTCGCCTCGGACAGGGTGTCCGCCTAGGTGTTGGCATTGGTGGAGCGATCAACGTCACCGCAACTGAAGTACTCGAGTATCTCACCGAGGACGAGGCGACCGAGGTTGTTGCTCTTCACATCGAGAAGGTCGAGGATGGGCCACGACTGCGTGCTGCTGTAGAAGCCGCCACAAGGAAAAAGCCAGTTGTCGCTCTCGTCATCGGCCGCACCGACATCAAGGAATTTGCACGGCGCCACACAGGCTCTCTGGACACGTCATGGGAGCTCACCCGCTCTGTTCTCCGCAACGCAGGCGCCGTCGTCGTCGATACTGAGCAAGAGATGGTTGAGTCCGCTGTCGCGCTCACCGGAAAGCGCATTCCTCCGAAGAAAAACCCACAAGCATCTTTCGTTACCGGACAAGCTGGTCCCGGAATGATCATTGCAGACCGCCTGCAGACCGACGGTGTCGATCTTCCATACCTCGACAGCTCCATCGTGGATGCTATTGGCGAGATTCTGCCACCGATGACCCACTTCAAGAACCCGGTGGACACCGGCCGACCAGCGCCAGGCCTGCGCAAGATCATCGAAATTACGGCTCGCGACGAGCAGCTCGATGTTCTCGGCGCATTCGCAATCGTCGAAGAAACACTTAACCTAACAACAGAATTCGTTGAATCTGGTGTCACCCACCTCCCAGTACTTGCGTCTGTCGATGGTCCTTCCGAAACCATTAGCAAAGCCATGGAAATTGCTAACCAACAGGGTATTCCACTGCTTGTCGGCCCAACCAGTCTGGCTGTGGGCATCCGCGCACTGGTTGAAGACTCGCGAGCACGCTATGCAGCCGAGTTGGAACGCATCGAAGGTGTTGCTGCGACTGACAGTGCGAACCTTGCAACGAGTTCCGGAGCCTCGGCAGGCACCACCACTCCTGCCGACGGAGTTACTCTCATCGCAGAGGCCCGCCACGACGACATCTTCAGAACCACAGTTTCACTGCGACTCGGTGCAAACCGCACTCCGGCAGAGCACGCCACACCGGTGTTCAAGGGACTAGCTCAACGCTTGATCACTGCCGTGGCAGATGCAGATGAAATTAATCGATTTGGTGCCCTCAGCGAAGCGAACTGGCAACCAGTCGATCAAGTCTTGGCGTCCCTCGCCAAGACACTTGAGGAGAATCCACAGACAGAACAAGTTTCTGCAACACTACAGGTCAGTAAGAACGGTGTCATTGTGTTGGATTCTTCGCTAAGCTAA
- a CDS encoding (2,3-dihydroxybenzoyl)adenylate synthase, producing MIHKPISGLVPWPADEVKRFRESGVWKERNLVDTIDQVALSHPHKIAVADVKHGVFLSYAELVESSKVAALRLHEMGFRDQDHVVFALPNTWHFVVSLLACARIGIIPAMALAEHRKHELTHICSHTQAKALFAPAEWREFDFESLALDVAYNVASIEKIFCFGDNSPQTHNLDALLTPPEEHENCSKLAELATPNPYQPVVFQLSGGTTGTPKLISRTHNDYVYNIEKSAEVSHLNENSVLLSCLPIAHNFGLASPGVLGALYSAGTVVLSASPNPVKCFPIIEEHGVTIAAMVPAVAQRWIDYQNEKRTDQIKSLEVIQVGGARMPDEKAPEIQRVLGARLQQVYGMAEGLINMTRLDDPEEIILTTQGRPISPLDEIRVINAAGEEVDDGERGLLITRGPYTPRGYFDDPEANERSFIDGWYCPGDVVEKLPDGNLRVHGRDKDIINRGGEKISAEEVESVLYQLTSIEQVAVVGMPDEFYGSRVCAYVKPKAGQRVTLEEITAHLSEIGIARFKYPERLEIAESLPMTKIKKIDKVKLRKDVEEKLKCGE from the coding sequence GTGATTCACAAGCCCATTTCTGGACTCGTCCCTTGGCCTGCAGACGAAGTGAAGCGATTCCGTGAGTCTGGCGTGTGGAAAGAACGCAATCTCGTAGACACTATCGACCAGGTTGCGCTATCCCACCCTCACAAAATTGCCGTCGCCGACGTAAAGCACGGCGTTTTTCTCAGCTATGCCGAACTAGTCGAAAGCTCAAAGGTGGCAGCACTTCGACTCCACGAAATGGGTTTCCGTGACCAGGACCACGTAGTCTTCGCACTCCCTAACACCTGGCATTTCGTCGTCAGCCTCCTTGCGTGTGCACGCATCGGAATCATTCCAGCAATGGCACTGGCTGAGCACCGAAAGCACGAACTGACTCACATCTGCTCCCATACCCAAGCCAAAGCACTTTTCGCGCCTGCGGAGTGGCGAGAATTTGATTTCGAAAGCTTAGCCCTCGACGTCGCATACAATGTCGCATCCATTGAGAAGATTTTCTGCTTCGGAGACAACAGTCCACAAACTCACAACCTAGATGCATTACTTACCCCACCAGAAGAGCACGAAAATTGTTCAAAACTGGCCGAACTTGCAACTCCCAACCCCTACCAACCAGTAGTTTTCCAGCTTTCAGGCGGAACCACCGGTACGCCGAAACTGATCTCGCGTACGCACAACGATTACGTCTATAACATTGAGAAATCCGCTGAAGTCTCTCACCTCAACGAGAACAGCGTCCTCCTGTCTTGTCTCCCCATTGCACACAACTTTGGTCTAGCGAGCCCTGGTGTACTTGGTGCGCTTTACTCAGCCGGAACAGTCGTCCTCTCTGCCTCCCCAAATCCTGTGAAATGTTTCCCGATCATTGAAGAACACGGTGTCACTATCGCCGCGATGGTCCCGGCAGTAGCGCAAAGGTGGATTGACTACCAAAACGAGAAACGAACTGACCAGATCAAATCTCTGGAAGTCATCCAAGTTGGCGGTGCACGCATGCCGGATGAGAAGGCTCCTGAAATTCAACGTGTCCTCGGTGCCCGACTGCAACAGGTCTATGGAATGGCAGAAGGCCTGATCAACATGACCCGCCTCGACGATCCAGAGGAAATAATCCTCACTACTCAAGGCCGCCCCATCAGCCCCCTGGATGAAATCCGAGTGATCAACGCCGCAGGTGAAGAAGTTGATGATGGAGAACGAGGCCTTCTCATTACCCGCGGACCATACACTCCCCGTGGGTACTTCGACGACCCCGAAGCGAACGAACGATCCTTCATCGACGGATGGTACTGCCCAGGCGATGTCGTTGAGAAGCTCCCAGATGGAAACCTCCGTGTACACGGTCGCGACAAAGACATAATCAACCGCGGTGGCGAAAAAATCTCGGCCGAAGAAGTTGAATCCGTCTTGTACCAACTCACCTCAATCGAGCAAGTGGCCGTCGTCGGTATGCCTGACGAGTTTTATGGCTCTCGCGTGTGCGCCTACGTAAAACCCAAAGCGGGACAGCGTGTGACGCTGGAAGAAATAACTGCACATCTTTCCGAAATCGGAATTGCCCGCTTTAAATACCCCGAGCGGCTAGAAATTGCCGAATCATTACCGATGACAAAAATCAAGAAGATCGACAAAGTCAAACTTCGCAAAGATGTCGAAGAGAAGCTCAAGTGCGGCGAATAG
- a CDS encoding metallophosphoesterase family protein, with the protein MTRTLWAVSDLHVTFAANQAIVDKLSGPHDWLIVAGDVAEKIPDIVRAMKSLVQRFAKVIWVPGNHELFNRKSDRINGKARYRALVGELRAIGVVTPEDPFPVFGPVTVCPLFTLYDYSWRPLGLTAKQAIERATVVLDDELAISPYVNVEQWCRERVEYSQARLDEVSGPTVLVNHWPLVVEPTHRLRSRDVALWSGTDLTRDWAVKYRAQMVVHGHLHIPAETRVDGVSHVEVSLGTPFDPPLPASFASRPWPFPVVRV; encoded by the coding sequence ATGACCCGCACTCTTTGGGCTGTCAGCGACCTGCATGTGACGTTCGCGGCCAACCAGGCGATCGTCGATAAGCTGTCTGGGCCGCACGACTGGCTGATCGTCGCCGGTGACGTCGCCGAAAAGATCCCCGATATTGTGCGCGCCATGAAATCGCTGGTCCAGCGCTTTGCCAAGGTGATCTGGGTGCCAGGCAACCACGAATTGTTCAATCGCAAATCGGACCGCATTAACGGCAAAGCGCGCTACCGCGCCTTAGTCGGTGAGCTGCGCGCGATTGGCGTGGTCACTCCCGAAGATCCGTTTCCGGTCTTCGGGCCGGTGACAGTATGCCCATTGTTTACGCTCTACGACTATTCGTGGCGCCCGCTGGGGCTCACGGCAAAGCAAGCTATTGAGCGCGCCACAGTAGTGCTTGACGACGAACTGGCCATCTCCCCATACGTCAACGTGGAGCAGTGGTGCCGTGAACGAGTTGAGTACTCGCAAGCACGGTTGGATGAAGTGAGCGGGCCGACGGTACTGGTGAACCATTGGCCTTTGGTTGTGGAGCCAACGCACCGACTGCGCTCGCGCGATGTCGCCTTGTGGAGCGGGACTGATCTCACCCGCGATTGGGCGGTAAAATATCGCGCGCAGATGGTTGTGCACGGGCACCTGCACATTCCCGCGGAAACGCGGGTGGATGGGGTCAGCCACGTGGAGGTTTCACTGGGAACGCCTTTTGATCCGCCTCTGCCTGCGAGTTTTGCGTCGCGGCCGTGGCCATTTCCGGTCGTGCGAGTGTAG